The genomic window NNNNNNNNNNNNNNNNNNNNNNNNNNNNNNNNNNNNNNNNNNNNNNNNNNNNNNNNNNNNNNNNNNNNNNNNNNNNNNNNNNNNNNNNNNNNNNNNNNNNNNNNNNNNNNNNNNNNNNNNNNNNNNNNNNNNNNNNNNNNNNNNNNNNNNNNNNNNNNNNNNNNNNNNNNNNNNNNNNNNNNNNNNNNNNNNNNNNNNNNNNNNNNNNNNNNNNNNNNNNNNNNNNNNNNNNNNNNNNNNNNNNNNNNNNNNNNNNNNNNNNNNNNNNNNNNNNNNNNNNNNNNNNNNNNNNNNNNNNNNNNNNNNNNNNNNNNNNNNNNNNNNNNNNNNNNNNNNNNNNNNNNNNNNNNNNNNNNNNNNNNNNNNNNNNNNNNNNNNNNNNNNNNNNNNNNNNNNNNNNNNNNNNNNNNNNNNNNNNNNNNNNNNNNNNNNNNNNNNNNNNNNNNNNNNNNNNNNNNNNNNNNNNNNNNNNNNgagagagacagagagagagagagagagagagagagagacagagagagagagagagagacagagagagagagagacagagagagagagacagagagagagagagagagagagagagagggggattTTCATCTGTCAGTCACGTGTGTAATGAAATGTTGTGTATATTACAAGCATTCATGACACTGCTTCAGTGTGTTAAGAGTAAAAGTCCTTCAtgagtgtgttgtgtgtgtgaaggtgGCGGTGAGGTTAAACTCATGAAGCGCTGAAGAACTCCACCCATGAAACATGAGGCCTGGCAGCACATCTGAACGCCTGTAATTGAATTCAGAGAATCCCACCACTGCGACTATTACACAACTTACACATGTCAAACaaaaccacaacacacacacacgtgacacacaCTCTTTCTCTACACACACTGCTCTGTCTCATAgagaacacatactgtacactacaCCTTATCATCACCTCGGTACTTCAGCCCTGTGCATTATGGGATACTGTTATAGTTACATACATACTGATTGTGTTATTTCCTGTGCAGGTACGTCAGAGTATGCATACTTCAGTCAGAGTGTGTTAGTGTGTTGTTGTAAACATGAGGGGTTGTTGTAAACACTAAAGCCGACAGTGAAtatcaatcacacacacacacaattaaaatACTTGTGCACTCATACACAACGGGTCCagcactaacacacacacttaatatACACCAGCACTAACTTACACACAatacaccaaacacacacatcatcatatatacacacacccTAGTTAGTTCTGAACTGAACAGTTTCATTCTGAAAATAACATTACATGTAATtcataaagaaagaaatatattATTAAGGTCTTTTGAACATATCTCTACACGATTCGggaagtgtgtgagtgtgtgtgcagtgttgtgagtttgtttgtttagtttgattgacacacacattcatcatAAGACGCGTGTCATCTTTACAGAGTTAGTGAAGAGTGAACAGGAATGAAGCTCGGGGGGTTTCGTGTCCGAACGGCTCATCCTAACACACTAACCCTTCAGCACACTCAAGACATAAACACATTCAGTCCTGTAACTCAACAAGTCATCACACAACCTGCAACACTAAAGTCAACACAACTCATCAACTAAATAATGATCAATAAACCAATATCCGATCaacattattcatttaaagcagTGTTACGACTTGGAGATTCTTATTAAAGCACTCAAATAGAGTCTCgtgatttattatttaaatatgaacacatgaatATTTCCACATCTGTGTCATGACATGCAGCGCTGGTCATGTTCTCAGTTCAGTCAGCAAAGTGTCATAAACGTTATTCTTGAGTTTGTAAGTGTGCTTTATTGAATAAATAACTGTAAAACACAGTTTATCACAAGTAACAGCTTTTACCGTGCTGTCTACGAGACATCACGTTCCGCAAATATCGCGAGACTTTAGACCCGCTCGCTCTCAGATGAGCTCTCTCTCTGACAATctgtctccgtctctctctgGATTCCTTTACATTTCAATTGAAATTTGTAAATGGtttaaagtaaatgttttttattatgtttattgtgttttgtatatGTTGTAAATAGGCTACACGTACATACATTATCTTTCTTTCACGTGcctgtgtttaaaatgtttttttttaatgtttttatgtttcagTGTTTTATGTAAAATGCTTTGGCGATATTATACAcgatcatgccaataaagtacatttaaaattaattgGAAATACTATGAATTAAGAATATTCAATATTATGAGCTTCACGTTGTTGGATTAAAGATGTTTCCTTTGTCGTTTGTTGGAATTTGCGAACGTAACTGAAACTATTCACTATTGATTTTTAGTAATAAAGCTGCTGTCTGTCGCCCCCTGCCGTCATCGTGTGCGCCACGCCCCTCTTCTTCTATATTTGGCCATGCCTTACTGAAGCGCCACCGATTGGTCCGTCGAGTGCAGGAGGGAATGACCCGGATGCGCAAGCGGCCGTGTTGTGTCCGCCCCTCCCCCACAGTGTCCCGGATGAGGAAGTGAAGCGCTGACAGGGCTGGGTTCCGTCACAGAGTCGATCCGAACCTCGTCCGTAAACACACAAACGCGCGCGTCGAACCGAACCGAAGTCCACCGCAGGCTCGAGACCCGCAGAAACCGCAGACATGGTAAGAGAACGCGCTCACGCGCTCTGGGTCGATGCCCGTTTTAGGAAGAGACGCCGAGCGCCTCCCAGAACccgacacgcacacacacacatacacatcacACACTAACTCACTCATTATTTGGATTAAAGCGTCTTATAAATGAGTTAATGTTAACAACACACACGCTGCACTCTTTAACACACACTGAcccaacaacacacacatattacacactgTAGTGCACTCTACTAGACAcactgacaacacacacacacaccatacaaACACTAACTGTACAGTGCACACTATAACACACACTGAcccaacaacacacacatattacacactgTAGTGCACTCTACTAGACAcactgacaacacacacacacaccatacaaACACTAACTGTACAGTGCACACTATAACACACACTGAcccaacaacacacacatattacacactgTAGTGCACTCTACTAGACAcactgacaacacacacacacaccatacaaACACTAACTGTACAGTGCACACTATAACACACACTGAcccaacaacacacacatattacacactgTAGTGCACTCTACTAGACAcactgacaacacacacacacaccatacaaACACTAACTGTACAGTGCACACTATAACACACACTGAcccaacaacacacacatattacacactgTAGTGCACTCTACTAGACAcactgacaacacacacacacaccatacaaACACTAACTGTACAGTGCACACTATAACACACACTGAcccaacaacacacacatattacacactgTAGTGCACTCTACTAGACAcactgacaacacacacacacaccatacaaACACTAACTGTACAGTGCACACTATAACACACACTGAcccaacaacacacacatattacacactgTAGTGCACTCTACTAGACAcactgacaacacacacacacaccatacaaACACTAACTGTACAGTGCACACTATAACACACACTGAcccaacaacacacacatattacacactgTAGTGCACTCTACTAGACAcactgacaacacacacacacaccatacaaACACTAACTGTACAGTGCACACTATAACACACACTGAcccaacaacacacacatattacacactgTAGTGCACTCTACTAGACAcactgacaacacacacacacaccatacaaACACTAACTGTACAGTGCACACTATAACACACACTGAcccaacaacacacacatattacacactgTAGTGCACTCTACTAGACAcactgacaacacacacacacaccatacaaACACTAACTGTACAGTGCACACTATAACACACACTGAcccaacaacacacacatattacacactgTAGTGCACTCTACTAGACAcactgacaacacacacacacaccatacaaACACTAACTGTACAGTGCACACTATAACACACACTGAcccaacaacacacacaataatatATGACACACTGAGCAACACAAGACATGTGCAGTAACACACTTATACACAATACACATCATTACcactgcaacacacacacactgtactaTACAATACACTATACACTTTATGATACACTCTGAGCAACACACACATCATTAAGCACCAAAATACACACTAAACCTTAACAACACAAAAACTGAATGATGCATGTGTATAGGTTTGTTAGTTAGTGTTTTGTGTagatttgtgttgttgtgttttgatATGTTCACTGTTGTCAGTATGTACACTTTCAACTGTTGTCATGTTGTGTGTCATTCACagataaatacatttatgtcatgaggttttgtttacacttCAGAGTTGTGTTACACTATCTGAGTGTTGATTTACTGATGAACGTAAATATACAAATCTTGTTGTTCACTGTTATTCAGCCTGTTCTTCCGAAATCACCACAATAACACAATTGCGTGAATCAATTGAACCACAATTAAGGTTTTTAGTTTAACACCAGCAGACACAAGTctagtgttgtgtttgtgtgtttatttctgtaaGTTTGtatgtgaagtgtgtgtgtgatcaaaATACGTTGTACAgttttattattgtgtgtgtgtgtgatgtaagCATTGATGATTTCAGTTCCTGTCATGTTTGATGTCAGCGTCAGTAAACACAACGTCACAACATTGTGCATCATGTGTTCACTCTTGTGATGTTCAGTTTGATTCTGGCTGTTGTGTAGttgtaatgtttgttgtgtgtcAGGATTGTAGTATAATGTGATTAAAAGAAGAATCTCGTGACACGGATGTGCAGTATGTCTTCTCTAGATGATGAGTTGTGTGTAGTGTTTTGTAAAACACACAACGTCGTCTCGGCTCTTTACAAACTTAAATATTTGTGCTTTAAGAGTGAATTCTGCTCTCTCTCCATCAGCAGCACCTCATATTtacatcacaacacacacacacacacactggagcATTTACATGAGAGCCTGTAACAGACTCCGAGCAGGTGGTCTCAATCTCAGGTCACCTCCTCATCTGCCCTTTGACCcctcacacatgcacacacagtgtgtgtgtcaggaaCAGGAGGTGTTGTTGAGACGGGAGCGGTTGTGTTTGGGTTCAGCGATCGGTCTGCTGGTTCCGGCAGTCTCTGatggagtgagtgagtgtgtgtgtgcgtcaggTTGTGTGTGCGTTCGACATCAGTTTGTGTATCTTTCAGTGTGTCATAACACAAAGTGTGTGTATCCGAGCACTTACACAACTGCTTTAAGACATATTCATATCACAGACACTACAGAGAGTGTTGGTGTGGGGAGTGTCTGTGAGTTGTGTTGTTGACAGatatatgtgtgtgagtgtgttgtgttgattaatgttgtgtttgtgtatttgtacAGAATGACCAGCAGTTGGATTGTGCTCTGGACCTCATGAGGCGTTTGCCTCCACAACAGATCGAGAAGAACCTCAGTGACCTCATCGACctggtgagtgtgtgtgtgtgtgtgtgtgtgaccggTGTTGTGTAAAGCTGTAAACACACAACACGCATGACGtactgttttatttgtgtgGAAGTATAAAGTCgtgtttcatgtgttgtttgttttctgttgaagaATACAGATTGTGTTGTTCTGAGACGTGTTCCTCTACAtcacatgtgttgtgtgtgtttgtcaagTTGTTGAAGCATgagattgtgtttgttttcacaGCGTTCAGTCAGATGCAGAACAGCTCGTACTCTCACTGTCAGTGATCTTCATTTatacgcgcgcgcgcgcacacacacacacacacaccggtgTGTTAATGAAGGGGGGGCGGTTGTTGTTATGTGTcattagtgtgtgtgtcagtCACTCAGCGGGGCGAGAGAGTTTCACCGTCACACACGTGTTTAATGAGGAGGACGAGacttcactgtgtgtgtgtgatgtgtctgACAGATACACAAAGACTTGACTTCCTTCACAGCAGGACGTTCgtttcatctgtgtgtgtgcgcaggtACCCAGTCTGTGTGAAGATCTGCTGTCGTCTGTGGATCAGCCGCTGAAAATCGCTCGTGATAAAGTGGTGGGGAAAGACTATCTTCTGTGTGATTATAACCGTGACGGCGACTCCTACAGGTCAGAACATCACACTGCCGTCAGTTCTGTTGTGCACACGACACGTGTTTAGTGAGTGGATTGTTGTTGAATGTCACACGAGTTTGTGTTCTTGTGTGTGATGTCAGATCCCCCTGGAGCAATAAATACGAGCCTCCTATAGATGATGGAGCCATGCCGTCCGCTCGCCTCCGTAAGCTCGAGGTGGAGGCCAACAACGCTTTCGACCAATACAGAGACCtgtgagtacacacacacacacacatgcaggagACTGTaagcgctgtgattggccagcCGCCTGTGATTGACGTGTTGTGCTCCTGTCAGGTATTTTGAGGGCGGGGTTTCGTCTGTCTATCTGTGGGATCTGGATCATGGATTTGCTGGTGTTATCCTCATTAAGAAGGCAGGAGACGGCTCGAAAAAGATCAAGGGATGCTGGGACTCCATCCATGTGGTGGAGGTGCAGGTAACACACACCTGATCAGCACACTTCTGACATTTAATGACACGGATCTTTGTGATTGACGTTTGTGACGATGAtgaatgtttgttgtgttgtttcagGAGAAATCCAGCGGCCGTACGGCTCATTACAAACTCACATCTACTGTCATGCTGTGGCTGCAAACCACCAAAACCGGCTCAGGAACCATGAACCTGGGCGGCAGCCTCACCAGACAGGTCAGAcacacactgacagacagaTACAGTCAGAGATATGTGACAGTGAGACATCTAAGAGACAGACAGGCCATGCAGTGAGACAGGCCATGCAGTGGGACAGACAGACCATGCAGTGGGACAGACAGACCatgcagtgagacagacagaccatgcagtgagacagacagaccatgcagtgagacagacagaccatGCAGTGAGACAGACTGGCAATGCAGTGCGACAGACTGGTAATGCAGTGCGACAGACTGGTAATGCAGTGAGACAGACTGACAATGCAGTGAGACAGACTAGTAATGCAGTGAGACAGGCCATGCAGTGCGACAGACAGGCCATGCAGTGAGACAGACTGGTAATGCAGTGCGACAGACTGGTAATGCAGTGAGACAGACTGACAATGCAGTGAGACAGACTAGTAATGCAGTGAGACAGGCCATGCAGTGCGACAGACAGGCCATTCAGTGAGACAGACTGGTAATGCAGTGAGACAGGCCATGCAGTGAGACAGACCATGCAGTGCGACAGACTGGTAATGCAGTGAGACAGGCCATGCAGTGAGGCAGACCATGCAGTGCGACAGACAGGCCATGCAGTGAGACAGACTGGTAATGCAGTGAGACAGGCCATGCAGTGAGACAGGCCATGCAGTGCGACAGACTGGTAATGCAGTGAGGCAGGCCATGCAGTGAGGCAGGCCATGCAGTGCGACAGACTGGTAATGCAGTGAGGCAGGCCATGCAGTGAGGCAGGCCATGCAGTGCGACAGACTGGTAATGCAGTGAGGCAGGCCATGCAGTGCGACAGACTGGTAATGCAGTGAGACGGGCCATGCAGTGAGGCAGACTGGTAATGCAGTGAGACGGGCCATGCAGTGAGGCAGACTGGTAATGCAGTGAGACAGCAGTTATTTAGTGGTTGCAGGGTGAGAtgatgacagacagacaagttATGCAGTGAGACTCTCTGTCTATGTTTAGCATGGTCACACAAGTGACAGTAGCTGATTCAGACCATACTCATGAGAGGTCATGTGACCACACCTGACCAatccctgtctctctctctctctgtcgctCTCTTCAGATGGAGAAAGATGAGACTGTTGGAGAATCTTCTCCTAACATTGCTAACATTGGACGCCTGGtggaggtacacacacacacacacacacatgttgagTTGAGCTGATATGGATTGTGTTGAAATCAAACATCTGTTGATTGCTTCAGTCTATAAGTGTAACTCAtctgttagggttagggtggtCTTGTGGTTTAAATCTGCAGTAATAAGAGTAATCTCAGTTTACAGATGTGATGATTTAGATGTGTGAGCTGCTGTGATCACTTCACACTTTCAGTCAAATCACTTTCATGTTTCTCTTTAAACACATTAAGActcgctctgtgtgtgtgtgtgtgtgtgtgtgtgtgtgtgtgtgtctcaggaTATGGAAAATAAGATTCGATCCACCCTGAATGAGATTTATTTCGGCAAGACTAAAGACATCGTCAACGGTCTGAGGTATgacaactgtgtgtgtgtgtgtgtgatgtgtgtgagagagagagaggtgtgtgtgtgtgtgtgtgtgtgtgacgtgtgtgagagagagagaggtgtgtgtgtgtgtgtgtgacgtgtgtgagagagagagaggtgtgtgtgtgtgtgtgtgtgtgtgacgtgtGAGAGAGGTGTGCGTATTCTCCTATCAGGATGTTTGTGAGACGTGCTGCTGGTGTGTTCTTCTGCTGATTTCATGATGTTGTGTCAGCGGTTGTGTTGGTGCAGACGGATCACGACACTACAGTTCTCTTCTCTGTTTCCTACTGGCTCCGCAGCTGAATGATGTTTCAAGTTCCCGAATCTAACGATTCACTCACTGAATCACTGAATCTCTAGCACTGATGCTTGATGAATTCAGACACTAGTACAGAAATATTTCTCTGAGTCTGAGTGAATCGTGACTGACTGATGTCTCTCCAGACTAAGAAGAATGTGTAACGCGGCTTTCATAAGAAAACAAAACCATTCCAGAATCATCACGTGCtcctttgattttcatttctctttctctgtatCTCTCTGTCATCTCTTCACACTTTTGTTTTGATGGTCTTCATTGCTCTttcctctctgtgtgtgtgcgtgcgggcTGCAGATCTATTGAGTCTCTTCCTGATAATCAAACGTACCGTCAGTTGCAGCGGGAACTCTCTCAGGTTCTGACTCAGCGTCAGATCTACATTGACTAGGGTCAGAGGTACAGCAGCACACCCGTGAGCGTGATGTGCCTTTAACTGAACCACACTAACTGCATGCAGGTGCATTCTGGGTACAGAtcatgagcgtgtgtgtgtgtgtgtgtgttcacaaaCCCCATCTGAACTCTAGACAAGAGCTCGACGGTTCCAGTTCTGCTTCTGTGAATCTTTCAGTTATATCACCTCAAAATCTAAAGAAACCAAGAAGTTATTTTGATTCAATAATGTTCACTCTTAAGTCTGTGTTTGGATCTTTGTGCAATCCATAACCTTTTCTTtacacataaacaaaagttggtgtttttttgtcttgtgcGGTGAAATATGAGGTGTTTCTGTGTGGTTTTACTTGAAAGAGAAGGAATAACTGCCTGTGTGATGTGTAGATCTGAttggtgtgttgtgttgttgtgttcaggAGCGTTCAGACGCTGGCGGATAAGTCACAGAAGGAGGCTCTGAAGAACGATCTGTTGAATGCACTCACCCAACGCAGCAAACAGCAAAGCTAGAAAccgtccgtctctctctctctctctctctctctctctctctctcccctctctgtctctctctctctctctctctctctctctctctctctctctctctctctctctctctctctctctctctctctctctctctctctctctctctctctctctctctctctctctgtctcctcctctctctctctctctctctctctctcctcgtctctctctctctcgtcctcggtctctctcatctctcgtcgttgtctctctctctctctcctctcttctcctcGTCTGTCtcgtctctcttctctctctctctctctctctctctctctctctctctctctctctctctctctctccacctcaCACCTGTCTGCTCATCAACAGGAGAAAAGACGccgttttttgtattttcagctcacctgtctgtctctctggccatctgtctgtctgctctgCGATCATGTAGTATTAAGACAGTGCTGggcgtgtctgtctgtctggctcTCAGTGACATCACAATGGGGGGCGGAGCTTCTCTCCGCTCATCAGAAGAATAAGTTTATTGGTTTGGTTTTGTGTAGGCTTGAGAAATGAATGAGGAGCCCCAGAGAGGCAGGAGAGggattatataaatatatattaataaatatacacacgTATGTATTATGGCCATTATATCATTTCATATTCTCGCTGTTAATATTCAACTTTCTGCTTGACTTCACACAgatgagcgtgtgtgtgcgcgagtgtgTGTTGTGAATGTCTGTGTGTTCATGCAAGAACAGCACACATattcctgctctctctctctctctcgctctcgctctccgTCTATCTAGGGGCATCAGACAGTTTTGTTTTCTGCGGGGTGGATTATCATCATTATTGTCTAGtttatatttcttttgttttttgttgttgtttttttgtaaaagcttTACAGTTTATGTTGTATTAGGGGCCTCCagcaacaataaaaacacaaaaaactcTCATTGCGTGTTTGTGTTATTTCACAGCTCTGATGTGATTTTTCCTCATGATTATGAAGGTTTTAATAACTTTTATTATCTGTGACACTGAAACCTTCATCTGGTTTTCTGATCATTTGAGAGCTCCTGGTAAACAACACAATtcaatatttttacactttggTCACATTTCAAATCTCTGTTGTGCTAATATTTTAACCTTCATCTTGTTTGTCAGAATCTGTTCAGTAAAACTTCACTAGTTCACTTGTTTTTTctctacatttatttttgaaccACATTGACTGTTTTTCGCGTCTCCTCTGATGATAAATGTGCCCGTTGCTGGCAAGCAAACGATTTAATTTGAATAAGTTGCATAAAATATGAATAGCTGTTTTTTAACTTGTGTGTCATTAAAGAGTCGGTAGATCAtgtagaagtgttttgtttcgaGAGACTTGTGAAAGAACAGATCGCAGATACTTTTATGGACTCTTCACAGCGCAGGAAACGATATTGAATTATtctttacacatttatttgtgtgtaaatATTAAACACGTTGTTATTGAAATGTTATGATGGCAGGTGTGCAGTGACACACTGCTGACAGCAGGAGGCGCTGCAGTAACAAACATCTGAACAGAATAACGAGCTCACAAACGATCCTGTCACACAAATGAAAAGTTGTTCCAGTGATTCCTCAATGTCATTATAAATCATTTGTTATTTATATGATTAAACTGTGAGAgctgtgtttgtatgttttattttagatgttcaggtgcttttataaaacatgtACTTTATGCATTAAAACATCAAGATCAAAGCACATTAAAATAACTGAACCGCCAATGACCTCTTTCTATTTCCAGATTTACTGAGATGTTTTATTTGGATGAAAGGGTTCGTGTATTGTCTGTTTTTCTGACTGATCGTCTTCAtctttgtaattttttattttgttattttgcagTTTCGTGTGTTTGTTCCTCGTTCTTAGTAAAGAACAACAACATTGTGTGGATGcgaataaatgaagagtttctTCCCTTATAGAAGccaaccatggttttattatagtaagta from Triplophysa rosa linkage group LG25, Trosa_1v2, whole genome shotgun sequence includes these protein-coding regions:
- the capzb gene encoding F-actin-capping protein subunit beta isoform X2; protein product: MNDQQLDCALDLMRRLPPQQIEKNLSDLIDLVPSLCEDLLSSVDQPLKIARDKVVGKDYLLCDYNRDGDSYRSPWSNKYEPPIDDGAMPSARLRKLEVEANNAFDQYRDLYFEGGVSSVYLWDLDHGFAGVILIKKAGDGSKKIKGCWDSIHVVEVQEKSSGRTAHYKLTSTVMLWLQTTKTGSGTMNLGGSLTRQMEKDETVGESSPNIANIGRLVEDMENKIRSTLNEIYFGKTKDIVNGLRSIESLPDNQTYRQLQRELSQVLTQRQIYID
- the capzb gene encoding F-actin-capping protein subunit beta isoform X1, which encodes MNDQQLDCALDLMRRLPPQQIEKNLSDLIDLVPSLCEDLLSSVDQPLKIARDKVVGKDYLLCDYNRDGDSYRSPWSNKYEPPIDDGAMPSARLRKLEVEANNAFDQYRDLYFEGGVSSVYLWDLDHGFAGVILIKKAGDGSKKIKGCWDSIHVVEVQEKSSGRTAHYKLTSTVMLWLQTTKTGSGTMNLGGSLTRQMEKDETVGESSPNIANIGRLVEDMENKIRSTLNEIYFGKTKDIVNGLRSVQTLADKSQKEALKNDLLNALTQRSKQQS